A window of the Henckelia pumila isolate YLH828 chromosome 3, ASM3356847v2, whole genome shotgun sequence genome harbors these coding sequences:
- the LOC140886430 gene encoding secreted RxLR effector protein 78-like, which yields MVLGLLSLRRLGPLLMEMLLRLYWNFLGVILTNRFLDVIEPLIIQDQAAFVPGRSIVENIHMAQEMLKHYARKRGSPLCILKIDLQKSYDTVHWEFLRDTLRFLNFPPRFIAWIMECVSSTSYSISLGEKLFGFFKGARGLRQGDPLSPFLFVL from the exons ATGGTTTTGGGGCTGCTTTCTTTAAGAAGGCTTGGTCCATTGTTGATGGAGATGTTATTGCGGCTGTATTGGAATTTTTTAGGAGTG ATTCTGACTAACAGATTTTTGGATGTGATTGAGCCTTTGATAATTCAAGATCAAGCCGCATTTGTTCCAGGAAGGTCAATTGTGGAAAACATTCACATGGCCCAAGAAATGCTGAAGCATTATGCCAGGAAAAGAGGCTCTCCTCTTTGCATCTTAAAGATAGACCTTCAAAAATCTTATGATACGGTTCACTGGGAATTCCTACGGGATACTTTGCGCTTCCTCAATTTTCCTCCTCGGTTTATTGCTTGGATCATGGAGTGTGTGAGCTCTACTTCCTACTCCATCTCACTAGGTGAAAAATTGTTTGGATTCTTCAAAGGGGCCAGAGGCCTTCGTCAGGGAGATCCTTTGTCTCCATTCCTCTTTGTGTTGTGA